The Sulfurimonas sp. genome includes the window AAAATATTTCAAAATAACCTACATGCAAATATAAATTTTATTTATGGTAATTTAGATATTAACTATGAAAGTTTTAATAAAACTAAAAAAGCTTTGTCGCTAGAATATTTTTGGAAAGGAATGCCGTTTTCTCATCAAAGCGTGTTTATAAATTCTTCTTTTCATAAGTTAAATAAATATAATCTAGATTATAAAATAGCTTCAGATTTTCATTTATTTTATAATTCTTATCAAAAAAAAAATAAATTTTATTATATAAATAAAACTATATCAGTCGTATTATTTGGCGGACTGAGTGATAATAACCATCTACAAGTTCTTGAAGAGAATTATCAGATTATAAAGGACAATAATTTCAAAACTAAATATTATATTTATTATCATTATATGCACATTATTGTAAGATTGAAAAATTTCATAAAACTTATTTTAGGTAATAAGCTTAGTTCTTTGGTTAAAAAAATAAAATGACTTTATCAAAATATACAATAAAAGGATTCCATTGTGATTAGGTTTAATATCAATATTGTAGCTCCAAACATAAAAAGTGGTGGTGGTAAAGAATTGCTAGAATATCTTTTAGAATATTTAGAAGAGAATTATAAGCATATTCATGTAACTGTTTACCTAGATACTTCTATGCAGCACATAAAGGCATCTTCAAATATGAAGGTTGTTTTTTTAAGTAATTATTTTAAGAAGATACAACTTTTTTGCAAAAAGCTGGAACATGCTTTATACTTTGGCAATCTTCCTCCTTTGAGAAAATCATACAATTCTATTGTATATTTTCACAATCCGTATTTATTAATGAATATAAAAAAATTATTTTCCTCCTCGGTGCCTTTTTTTATAAAATATAGTTTACAACAGTTATACATAATGAATTTTATAAAAAATGTAAATTCCGTTGCATGCCAAAATAAGTTAATAAAAGAAAATTTTATAAATAAATATAAATATAATAATGTTGAAATCTTGCCTTTTTTCAGGTTGTGTAAAAAAAGTTTAGATGATTATCATATAAAAAAGTATGATTTTTGTTACGTGTCCTTAGCTCATCCTCATAAAAATCATGCAGTATTATTAGACGCTATGAAAATTTTGTCTGACAGTGGGACTGTTAGTAGTTTGGCAGTTACAATTGAAAATGACAAAATAGAATTGATAAATAAAATAAATATGATTAATAGTTTAGGTGTAGTAAATATAAAGAACTTAGGAGTAATTCCTAAAAGTGAAGTTTGCATGCTGTATGCCGATAGTAAATGTATGGTTTTTCCTTCAAAAGAAGAAACCTTTGGTTTAGGCTTAATAGAAGCTGTTGATATGAAACTAGATGTTATTGCCGCTGATTTGGACTATGTATATCAAGTTATAAGTCCATCAATGGTATTTAATTCAGATAGCGCTAAAATATGCGCTAAAGTTATGCAAAAATATATTACTAGTATGAAAAATAAGAAAAGTATAGGTCTAGTGCATAATGAGATAGATAAATTAATAGATAAATTAATTAGAGGTAATAATTATGTTCAAAAATAAAATTCTATTAATCACAGGTGGAACAGGCTCATTTGGGAATGCTGTTCTTCGTAATTTTTTAGATACTGATATAAAAGAAATAAGAATTTTTTCTCGTGATGAGTTAAAGCAAGATGATATGCGAAAAAAATATAATAATGAAAAGCTAAAATTTTACATTGGTGATGTAAGAGATACTAATTCTTTAGACGATGCCATAAAGAATGTTGATTTTATTTTCCATGCAGCTGCACTTAAGCAAGTACCATCTTGTGAGTTTTACCCTATGCAAGCAGTACAAACAAATGTAATTGGAACTGAAAATCTTCTAAATACTGCTATAAAATACAAGGTAAAAAAAGTTATAGTTTTAAGTACAGATAAAGCTGTATACCCTATTAATGCTATGGGAATAAGTAAAGCAATGATGGAAAAAGTTGCAATAGCAAAATCAAGAAATCTTGGAAAAGAAACTACTATATGCTGTACTAGATATGGTAATGTAATGGCTAGTCGAGGTTCTGTGATACCATTGTTTATAAATCAGATTAGAGAAGGGAAAGAGATAACTATTACAGACCCAAATATGACTAGATTTATGATGAGTTTAGATGATGCAGTTGATTTAGTTATGTTTGCTTTTAAAAATGGGGTCAATGGTGATATATTTGTTCAAAAAGCACCAGCAGCTACTATTGAACTTTTAGCATATACATTAAAAAACTTATTAAACCGTTCAGAACATATTATAAGAGTTATTGGTACTAGACATGGGGAAAAACTTTATGAAACACTTTTGACTAGAGAAGAGATGGTTACAGCTGTTGACATGAATAACTACTATAGAATACCATCTGACAGTAGAGATTTAAACTATAATCAATATTTTGAAGATGGTGTAATTATCACAGAGGCGAAAGATTATCACTCGCATAATACTAAGAGATTAAATGAAAGTGAGATGAAAGATATGTTGATTGGACTAAAAGAGATAAAAAATGATCTAGAAGATTTTGGAGTTTCTTTATGAAAAAGGTAATGACTATAGTAGGGACTCGTCCAGAGATTATAAAATTAAGTAGAGTTTTTGCAGAACTTGAAAAATTCACTGAACATATTTTGGTACATAGTGGACAAAATTATGATTACGAATTAAATGAAGTCTTCTTTAATGAGATGGGAATAAAAAAACCAGATCATTTTTTAAATGCAGCAGCAGATAATCCAGCTGAAACGATTGCTAATGTAATTAGCAAGTCTGATAAGTTATTAGAAAAAGTTAATCCTGATGCAATTTTACTTTACGGTGACACAAATAGTTGCTTATCTGTAATATCTGCAAAAAGAAGAAAAATACCAATATTTCATATGGAAGCAGGAAATAGGTGTTTTGATCAAAGAGTACCTGAAGAAATAAATAGAAAAATTATTGATCATTTAAGTGACATTAACATGACTTTGACTGAGCATGCTAGAAGGTACCTTATCGATGAAGGTATTAGACCTGAAACAGTAATAAAAATAGGTTCATCAATGTTAGAAGTTCTAGAATATTACAAAGAAGATATAGAAAACTCTAAAGTTTTAGAAACATTATCTCTAAAAGAAAAAGATTTTTTTATCGTTAGTGCACATAGAGAAGAAAATATTGATAGTGAGCAAAATTTCAATGACTTGTTAGAGTCATTAAATGTAGTTGCAAAAGCATATAACAAAAGGGTGATTGTTTCAACTCATCCTAGAACAAGAAAAAAACTTGAATTATTAGGTAACAAAAAGTTTAATCCTTTAATCGAGTTTATGAAGCCATTAGGATTCTTTGACTACATCGCACTACAGAAGAATGCATTTTGCGCCATCTCTGATAGTGGAACTATCACTGAGGAGTCTTCATTGCTAGGTTTTCCAGCGATTACAATAAGACAAGCTCATGAAAGACCAGAAGGAATGGATGAAGGTACTTTAATAATGTCTGGACTCACTAGTAATAATATATTAAACTCTATAGACATAGTAACTAGTCAAAATCTGGATGGATCCATGGAAGTAGTTAAAGATTATGATACAAATAATGTTTCAAAAAAAGTAGTACGAATAATTGTGAGTTATATTGACTATATAAATAGAACTGTATGGAAAAAATATTAATATGAAAAAAAAACTTTTAGTTCTTGGCTCTACTGGAATGCTAGGTCATCAAGTTGTGAATTATTTTTTACAATTTAGTGAATATGAAGTCATTGATATTTCATTTAGAAACAAACTTAGAGAAGAAACAATTATTCTTGATGTTACAAATCAAACTTTACTTTGTGATAGATTAATTAAAGTTAATCCAGATTTTATTATTAATTGTATTGGTGTATTAATTGGTGGTGCAAATAGTAATCTTACTAATGCAATTTATATAAATGCTTACTTCCCGCATCAATTGAAAGACATTGCAAAAAATATAGGTGCAAAATTAATTCATATATCAACGGACTGTGTGTTTTCTGGTAAAAAAGGCAGATATATTGAAACAGATGAGCGAGATGGAACAGATACTTATGCCAAAACCAAAGCACTTGGTGAAGTAATAGATAATACAAATGTTACTCTAAGAACATCAATTATCGGACTTGAATTAAAAACTAATGGTGAAGGCTTATTCCATTGGTTTATGAGTCAAGATGGAACTATAAATGGATTTACTAGGGCTATTTGGTCAGGAGTAACAACAATAGAACTTGCCAAGGCTATAAAATGGGCTATTGAAAATGAAATTACAGGTTTGTATCATGTAACAAATAACAAATCCATAAATAAAAATGACTTATTAAACTTATTTAAAAAATATATTAAAAAGAATATTGAAATAGTTGCTGTAGATGGCAAGGAAGTTAATAAGAATTTTATAGATACTAGAAAAGAGATTAACTATGATATTCCTGATTATGATGATATGATTAGAGAGATGGTAGCGAAAATATTTAAAAATAATTTATATAACCAGTATCAATGACAGTTGACATGAGAAAAATATCAAATAGTTGGAAAAAATATGGTCCATATTTTATTTTCTTTCTTATATTTAGTCCTATATTTATAAGTCTAGATTTTTCAAATGGTATAAAATTTGATGCGTGGATTGGTAATCTGTACTCTAGACCATCAATTCCTATTTCATCCTTAGTTGTAGCCTTTTTTAGTATGTTTTATTCGAGATGGATAGTGAAAAATAAGCAACTTATTATTTTATTTATTCTGCTATCTTCTTATCTTGCATTTAATTTATATTTTGGAATAACAAGGGCAATTATAGTAGGGTTAGGTATGTTATTACCTATAATTTCTTTTTATGTTTTTAAAAATATTTTTAAAAATATGAACAATACATTTAAAAAAATGTATCTTATATTATTTAGTATAATTGTTTTAAAGTTTATTTTTGATGTTTATTTCATATACATACAAAATCTTGATACTGAACTAATATTAAGTCATATGTTCACAAATATAAGATTTAGTACTACATATTATTTTTTAGATTCAATTAGGATTTATAACTATTTTGATTATTTTTCATTTATATATTATGTAGCTGTTGTGCTGTCTTTACACAATATAACTAATAATATTATGCTAAAAAGGTCTCTATTATTAATTGTTATATCAGGTATTGTAGTATTAAATCCTAATTCTAGATTATTTATATATGGTGTTTATTTAATACCTGCTTTATATTTATTTTATGTAACTACAAGATTAAGATTAGAAACATACTTTTACTTATTTATGACAGCGAGTATATCTATTACTTTTCTGATAGGTTTTGTTGACTTTAATCTGAGTGATATATCTTTATCAACAAGAAATAATCATGCATATAATTATTTCTCTGATTTCAACTTTGTAAATATAGTATTACCCTTTGATAATCAATATAGAATGAAAACAACAGGTTCATTTCATAATGAGTTATTAGAAATATTTAGCTTTTTTGGTGTTGTAATTATTTATTACTATTATTTAGTAATGAAGATATATTCCGAAATTAATAAAAAATATAAATTAGTCTCATTTTTATTAATGTTTATTATTGTAATAGGAGCCTTGGTTCAGATAAATATTTCAAATCCTTATATTGGTATTATGCTCGGAATGATATTGGCTGTGTTGTCATTAGATAGTGAAAATATGGAACAAAAATATGCCAAGCAATAAAAAAGTATTTTTTAAAGGTATATCATTTGGTTATTTGTATATATCTGTATATTTATTAACAGGTATATTTACAACTCCTATGTTATTAAATCACTTCGGAGCAGATTACTTTGCTTTGTTGATGTTAGTCTATGGAATTATTACATATTTAAATAATATTCGTTTTGGTTTACCTGAATCACTTGCAGTTCTTTTAGCAAAAAGTAAAAATACTATATATAATATTAATCTTGTAAAAAAGAATTTTTACATTTTAGCATCTATAGTATTACTTGTTTGTGTGATTTTTTTCTTAACAAATAATTTTGTAAGTGATTGGCGTATATTGTTAGGGGATGTATATGCACTTAACAAAGAAGAAGTGATTAATGTGTTTTTCATTCTAATAATATTTGCATTAATTAAAATTCCTTTTGAGTTGTCATTATCAGTATTTATTGGTTTTCATGAAGTTTTTTTAGAAAAATTATATAAAATATTTAACCTATTAGTAAATTTTTCTTTAGTAGTTTTTGTGGTATATAATAATGAAAATATAATCTTTTTTGTCATATCGGCAGGTATATTGGATTTGATGGTTAGTTTAGTAGCTTTCTCTCACATGTTACTAAGATATAAGATATTTAAAATAAAAACTTCTAGTCAAAATATAGTGTCTAAAGAGTTGATGAAAAATGCTTTATTATTTTTTCAATTATCTATAACTCAAACTGTGATTTGGGGAGCAGGCATATTAATTGTTAGCCATCTACTGTCACTTGAAGATGTTACAGTATATAGTTTAACAATGAAAATATATATATATTTATTTTATGCTTTTATAATTGTAAATAGTGTCATCGCCCCTTTATATGGAAAATATTACTCTGAAGATTCTTGGGAAGCAATTAAAAAAGTTTTTGATTTAATGATACTCTTGTTTCCATTTTTAGGTGGAATTATTTGGATTGGAACTCTCTTCTTTATGTCTGATGTTATATATCTTTGGACAGGTTCTAAGGAGTTTTTTATTGGGAATACTTTTATTTTTTTTATGGGGTTCTTTTTTTATTTTACAGGATATGTAAGCTCTTATGTAACTCTTTTGTATAGTATTGGAGAAGTGAAAAGTATTATTCATTTGAGATGGATAGAACTAATTGTTAATTTTATTATTTCAATTATTGCAACTTATTTTATTGGATTAGTTGGTATTGCTTTAGGTATGGTCTTTCCCATAGCTTTAATCTCTACAAGATATTTGCCAAAATATATTAGTGAGAAAACTAATAATAAAATAATATTAGATTTTTCAATACAAAAAAAACATTTTCTAATAATTATATTGCCAAGTATTGTAGTCGCTTATATTGTTATATTCTTTATAAATTTTTTGATGATAAAGCTTGTTATTTTTATAGTAATATGTTTTTTATATACTTTTTTATCTTGGAATTTACTAGCATCTAAAGATAAAGTATATATAATCTCATTATTAAAAAGAAGAAGGGCATAGTTGAAAAATAAAAAGATTTTAATTGTAACAGAATATTTTTATCCTGAAGAATTTAAAATCAATGACATTGCTTTAGAGTGGAAAAATAAAGGCTATGATGTTGATATATTAACATCAGTTCCTACCTATCCACAAGGTAAAATATATAAGAATTATAAGAATAAATTTTATCAAAAAGACAACTACAATGGTATAAATATATATAGAGTAAAAGCAGTTACAGGATATAGACATAGCATATTTAAAAAGATACTAAAATATTTTACTTTTATGATTTTAGGAAGTCTTATTAGTCTTAGAGTTGGAAGAAAACATGATTATGTTTTTGGCTTTGATGTTGGTGCATTAACGGGCATGCTTCCAGCTGTATTATTAAAAAAGTTTTATAATAAAAAAGTTACTTTATGGATACAAGATGTTTGGCCAGATAGTATTTATGCTTATGGATTTAAAAAAACAAAGTTTTTAGAGATTATCTTAGATGGTTTTGTAAAATTTATTTATAGAAATACTTCCAATTTCGCAGTTTCTGGAAAAGGATTTGTAGATAAAATTAAGCCATATATAGAAAATAATAAAGAGGTAGTATATTTACCAAATTGGGCTGATAAATTTAACAAAGAGTTAGAAGCTTTTATATTTAGTGAAGATAAAAAAATTCATTTTACTTTTGCAGGAAATGTGGGAAAAGTACAAAACCTTGATAATGTTATAAAGGCATTTGGTAATTTAGCAGATAAGTATATAGAAAAAGCACAATTAAATATTATTGGAGATGGTTCACAATTAGAGTCTTTAAAAAACTTAGTTGATAAAAATAGTT containing:
- a CDS encoding glycosyltransferase family 2 protein, which produces MKNISNYEKKKIIENKPLVSIVTVVFNGEKYLEETILSVINQTYMNVEYIIIDGGSTDETVDIIKKYENKIDYWVSEKDAGIYDAMNKGIDLVNGDWINFMNAGDVFYDITTIKKIFQNNLHANINFIYGNLDINYESFNKTKKALSLEYFWKGMPFSHQSVFINSSFHKLNKYNLDYKIASDFHLFYNSYQKKNKFYYINKTISVVLFGGLSDNNHLQVLEENYQIIKDNNFKTKYYIYYHYMHIIVRLKNFIKLILGNKLSSLVKKIK
- a CDS encoding glycosyltransferase translates to MIRFNINIVAPNIKSGGGKELLEYLLEYLEENYKHIHVTVYLDTSMQHIKASSNMKVVFLSNYFKKIQLFCKKLEHALYFGNLPPLRKSYNSIVYFHNPYLLMNIKKLFSSSVPFFIKYSLQQLYIMNFIKNVNSVACQNKLIKENFINKYKYNNVEILPFFRLCKKSLDDYHIKKYDFCYVSLAHPHKNHAVLLDAMKILSDSGTVSSLAVTIENDKIELINKINMINSLGVVNIKNLGVIPKSEVCMLYADSKCMVFPSKEETFGLGLIEAVDMKLDVIAADLDYVYQVISPSMVFNSDSAKICAKVMQKYITSMKNKKSIGLVHNEIDKLIDKLIRGNNYVQK
- a CDS encoding polysaccharide biosynthesis protein, whose amino-acid sequence is MFKNKILLITGGTGSFGNAVLRNFLDTDIKEIRIFSRDELKQDDMRKKYNNEKLKFYIGDVRDTNSLDDAIKNVDFIFHAAALKQVPSCEFYPMQAVQTNVIGTENLLNTAIKYKVKKVIVLSTDKAVYPINAMGISKAMMEKVAIAKSRNLGKETTICCTRYGNVMASRGSVIPLFINQIREGKEITITDPNMTRFMMSLDDAVDLVMFAFKNGVNGDIFVQKAPAATIELLAYTLKNLLNRSEHIIRVIGTRHGEKLYETLLTREEMVTAVDMNNYYRIPSDSRDLNYNQYFEDGVIITEAKDYHSHNTKRLNESEMKDMLIGLKEIKNDLEDFGVSL
- the wecB gene encoding non-hydrolyzing UDP-N-acetylglucosamine 2-epimerase, which codes for MKKVMTIVGTRPEIIKLSRVFAELEKFTEHILVHSGQNYDYELNEVFFNEMGIKKPDHFLNAAADNPAETIANVISKSDKLLEKVNPDAILLYGDTNSCLSVISAKRRKIPIFHMEAGNRCFDQRVPEEINRKIIDHLSDINMTLTEHARRYLIDEGIRPETVIKIGSSMLEVLEYYKEDIENSKVLETLSLKEKDFFIVSAHREENIDSEQNFNDLLESLNVVAKAYNKRVIVSTHPRTRKKLELLGNKKFNPLIEFMKPLGFFDYIALQKNAFCAISDSGTITEESSLLGFPAITIRQAHERPEGMDEGTLIMSGLTSNNILNSIDIVTSQNLDGSMEVVKDYDTNNVSKKVVRIIVSYIDYINRTVWKKY
- a CDS encoding SDR family oxidoreductase, which gives rise to MKKKLLVLGSTGMLGHQVVNYFLQFSEYEVIDISFRNKLREETIILDVTNQTLLCDRLIKVNPDFIINCIGVLIGGANSNLTNAIYINAYFPHQLKDIAKNIGAKLIHISTDCVFSGKKGRYIETDERDGTDTYAKTKALGEVIDNTNVTLRTSIIGLELKTNGEGLFHWFMSQDGTINGFTRAIWSGVTTIELAKAIKWAIENEITGLYHVTNNKSINKNDLLNLFKKYIKKNIEIVAVDGKEVNKNFIDTRKEINYDIPDYDDMIREMVAKIFKNNLYNQYQ
- a CDS encoding glycosyltransferase family 4 protein, which codes for MKNKKILIVTEYFYPEEFKINDIALEWKNKGYDVDILTSVPTYPQGKIYKNYKNKFYQKDNYNGINIYRVKAVTGYRHSIFKKILKYFTFMILGSLISLRVGRKHDYVFGFDVGALTGMLPAVLLKKFYNKKVTLWIQDVWPDSIYAYGFKKTKFLEIILDGFVKFIYRNTSNFAVSGKGFVDKIKPYIENNKEVVYLPNWADKFNKELEAFIFSEDKKIHFTFAGNVGKVQNLDNVIKAFGNLADKYIEKAQLNIIGDGSQLESLKNLVDKNSYKNIIFWGRKSRDEMYRYFSASDFLIVSLIDKPIFSLTVPAKVQTYIAANKPILAIINGDAADIIKDNNLGYYAKPEDIFEITEAFIKCIKADEKEIKEFTKNCENLTESIFNKDNIINSLLELLKR